One genomic window of Mycosarcoma maydis chromosome 20, whole genome shotgun sequence includes the following:
- a CDS encoding uncharacterized protein (related to ELO1 - Elongase I), producing MSTFFGLKARPYPLDPSLPGSTAWDTLSAPYPAYPKFHTLFGKVVSPAVFEKSLSPWLPLGFSLVYYIVAHAANGFVQRNGNRDFTKGSGLLPTLLRFLILVHNAALAVYSGWTWARMFPLVVDFFLQGWSAAGFQGVKLALCSMPTNFPQLGVYAYIFYLSKYYEVVDSVVLLLKGKRVSNLQSYHHAGAIICMWVAYRYQSQPVWVFCVFNSFVHTCMYTYYFCAAMRWPFPRAVKRNLTTMQIAQIASGTFLTNLYLLISLNPAAVVSGCKANQVSSWYKPLAGSDQTVLSHALARTASCDPTTCMQTTGAEIALHVNTMYMFPLLALFFNFFVRSYLQKTPSTNNGGVKKVDS from the exons ATGTCAACCTTTTTCGGTCTCAAAGCCAGACCTTATCCTTTGGATCCTTCTCTTCCCGGATCCACTGCATGGGACACCTTGTCAGCGCCTTATCCTGCATATCCAAAGTTTCACACTCTCTTTGGAAAGGTCGTTTCTCCAGCCGTATTCGAAAAAAGCCTCAGTCCGTGGCTCCCGCTGGGGTTTTCACTCGTCTACTACATAGTCGCTCACGCCGCCAATGGCTTCGTCCAGAGGAATGGCAACAGAGACTTCACTAAAGGCTCCGGTCTTctgccaacgctgctccGCTTCTTGATCCTTGTTCACAATGCCGCACTTGCTGTGTACAGCGGTTGGACGTGGGCAAGGATGTTTCCCCTTGTCGTTGATTTCTTTCTTCAAGGCTGGAGCGCCGCCGGTTTTCAGGGTGTCAAATTGGCGCTCTGCTCCATGCCCACCAACTTCCCCCAGCTCGGCGTTTACGCCTACATCTTCTACCTTAGCAAGTACTACGAAGTCGTTGACTCGGTCGTCCTGCTACTCAAAGGCAAACGAGTATCAAATCTGCAGTCCTATCACCATGCTGGAGCCATCATCTGCATGTGGGTCGCCTACCGATACCAGAGTCAGCCTGTCTGGGTCTTTTGCGTTTTCAACAGCTTTGTTCATACCTGCATGTACACATACTACTTCTGCGCTGCCATGCGATGGCCCTTTCCACGCGCCGTCAAACGAAACCTCACCACAATGCAGATCGCTCAGATCGCATCCGGCACCTTCCTCACCAACCTCTACctgctcatctcgctcaaccCTGCGGCGGTCGTCTCAGGGTGCAAGGCTAACCAGGTCTCATCCTGGTACAAGCCCTTGGCTGGTAGTGATCAGACTGTTCTAAGCCACGCCCTCGCTCGCACTGCTTCGTGCGACCCAACCACTTGCATGCAGACCACTGGCGCAGAAATCGCGCTCCATGTCAACACCATGTACATGTTC CCGCTTCTCGCCCTTTTCTTCAATTTCTTCGTGCGCTCCTACCTTCAAAAGACTCCTTCCACAAATAATGGAGGTGTCAAGAAggttgattcgtga